One segment of Synechococcus sp. A15-24 DNA contains the following:
- the larB gene encoding nickel pincer cofactor biosynthesis protein LarB produces MIDARLDLKRRERLGMVEAVWGEHKTAEQIITILERFSAADELGLVTRVSSEKADAVLAALPAVKAHADARCLTLGELPAPPPGPPPVAVLSGGSSDRSVVAEAILALSCHGIAVDPLMDVGVAGLHRLLDQLPRLESAVVLIACAGMEGALPTVLAGLVPQPIIGVPVSVGYGISQGGRTALEGMLASCAPGLTVVNIDNGYGAAMAALRMLRGR; encoded by the coding sequence ATGATCGACGCTCGCCTGGACCTGAAGCGACGGGAGCGGCTTGGCATGGTCGAGGCGGTCTGGGGTGAGCACAAGACCGCCGAGCAGATCATCACAATCCTGGAGCGGTTTTCAGCGGCCGATGAGTTGGGTTTGGTGACCCGGGTGTCATCAGAGAAGGCCGATGCGGTGCTGGCAGCTCTTCCTGCTGTGAAGGCTCATGCTGATGCCCGCTGTCTGACCCTTGGGGAACTGCCTGCCCCGCCACCCGGACCGCCGCCCGTGGCGGTGCTCAGTGGTGGCAGCAGTGATCGCAGCGTCGTGGCAGAAGCAATTCTTGCTCTGAGCTGCCATGGCATTGCCGTGGATCCGCTGATGGATGTGGGGGTGGCGGGCCTGCATCGGCTGCTGGACCAGCTCCCACGACTGGAGTCTGCTGTTGTGTTGATCGCCTGCGCCGGCATGGAAGGGGCTCTGCCGACCGTGCTGGCTGGGTTGGTGCCTCAGCCGATCATCGGTGTTCCGGTTTCTGTTGGCTATGGCATCAGCCAGGGAGGCAGGACAGCTCTCGAGGGCATGCTTGCCAGCTGTGCACCGGGGTTGACCGTGGTCAACATCGACAACGGTTATGGAGC
- a CDS encoding TIGR03792 family protein, translated as MTRAIALLLAMLLGVAAPAMAEQGVIEQLRLAVPASHRELWLQAEASSWQPWLEQQSGFEGRQLFWDPQREEGLLLIRWSSREQWKAIPAAEVERVQEVFEAQVNQALKRDPAAGTLFPLLAEGELRVQELPSR; from the coding sequence GTGACTCGCGCTATCGCATTGCTTCTGGCCATGCTGCTGGGGGTTGCAGCACCAGCCATGGCGGAGCAGGGGGTGATTGAACAGTTGCGACTGGCTGTGCCGGCCTCCCATCGCGAGCTCTGGTTGCAGGCCGAGGCCAGCAGCTGGCAGCCCTGGCTGGAGCAGCAATCTGGATTCGAAGGACGCCAGCTGTTCTGGGATCCACAGCGAGAGGAGGGCCTGCTGCTAATCCGTTGGAGCAGCCGTGAGCAATGGAAAGCCATTCCTGCTGCCGAGGTGGAGCGGGTGCAGGAGGTCTTTGAGGCCCAGGTGAATCAGGCCTTGAAGCGGGATCCGGCCGCAGGGACGTTGTTCCCCTTGCTGGCGGAAGGCGAACTTCGGGTTCAGGAGCTGCCTTCTCGATGA
- the trmD gene encoding tRNA (guanosine(37)-N1)-methyltransferase TrmD codes for MAPYRLDVVSLAPQAFAPLLELGVIGRAFGSDIAELHLHNPRDFATDRYRKVDDEPYGGGAGMVLKPEPVFAAVESIPRRSSARVLLMSPQGRPLHQADLQRWAHDHDQLVLLCGHYEGFDERIRSLVDEEVSAGDFVLTGGELPAMTVINGVVRLLPGTVGTAQSLVEESHSALLLEHPHYTRPAEFQGMAVPAVLRSGNHAAIETWRQQQREQRTRDRRPDLYARWRMARDDAGAAMQMRIGNGYDIHRLVQGRALILGGVTLEHPDGLGLDGHSDADVLVHAVMDALLGALSLGDIGKYFPPTDPQWKGADSLQLLEQLVALVTQRGWQVVNVDAVVIAERPKLKPHIEAMRGNIATRIGIAADAVGVKATTNERLGPEGREEGISCQAVVLLGQP; via the coding sequence ATGGCGCCCTATCGCCTCGATGTGGTGAGTCTGGCGCCGCAGGCCTTTGCGCCCTTGCTCGAGCTGGGGGTGATCGGTCGTGCTTTCGGGAGCGACATTGCCGAGTTGCATCTCCACAACCCCCGCGATTTCGCCACCGACCGCTACCGCAAGGTGGACGATGAGCCCTATGGGGGCGGCGCCGGCATGGTGCTGAAGCCGGAACCGGTGTTCGCAGCGGTGGAGTCGATTCCCCGGCGCAGCAGTGCTCGGGTGCTGCTGATGTCTCCCCAGGGGCGTCCTCTGCATCAGGCCGATCTGCAGCGTTGGGCCCATGACCACGATCAGCTGGTGCTGCTTTGCGGCCATTACGAGGGCTTTGATGAACGCATCCGCAGCCTTGTCGATGAGGAGGTGTCCGCCGGTGATTTCGTGCTCACCGGTGGCGAGCTGCCGGCGATGACCGTGATCAATGGGGTGGTGCGGCTGTTGCCGGGAACGGTCGGCACAGCCCAGTCACTGGTGGAGGAAAGTCACAGCGCGCTGTTGCTGGAACATCCCCACTACACCCGACCGGCGGAGTTCCAGGGCATGGCTGTGCCGGCGGTGTTGCGGAGCGGAAACCACGCCGCCATCGAGACCTGGCGCCAGCAGCAGCGGGAGCAACGCACGCGGGATCGTCGCCCCGATCTCTATGCGCGCTGGAGAATGGCGCGTGATGACGCTGGAGCGGCCATGCAGATGCGGATCGGCAACGGGTACGACATCCACCGGTTGGTGCAGGGCCGCGCGCTGATCCTCGGTGGGGTCACCCTGGAGCATCCCGATGGGCTTGGCCTTGATGGCCACAGCGATGCAGATGTGCTGGTGCATGCGGTGATGGATGCCCTGCTTGGTGCGCTGTCGCTCGGAGACATCGGCAAGTACTTCCCGCCGACGGATCCGCAATGGAAGGGGGCCGACAGCCTCCAGCTGCTGGAGCAGTTGGTGGCCTTGGTGACGCAACGGGGTTGGCAGGTGGTGAACGTCGATGCGGTGGTGATCGCCGAGCGGCCCAAGCTGAAACCCCACATCGAGGCGATGCGCGGCAATATCGCAACCCGTATCGGGATCGCTGCCGATGCCGTTGGTGTGAAGGCCACCACCAACGAACGGCTGGGACCGGAGGGGCGGGAGGAAGGCATCAGCTGTCAGGCCGTTGTCCTGCTGGGCCAGCCGTGA
- a CDS encoding phycobiliprotein lyase produces the protein MSDQPFPPADAAAFLGLCAGEWMSLRSSFELSSGGDDDWHSSERGELVVRFGEAVDEAEGELVVTAPGGATTTLRFFRDGALAIDGTAAGQWRFWPDGSMELNLSRPDGMTVQERIWFTRANLRLRSTTATDQDGTPRQGSFCTDIRRVSKAAA, from the coding sequence ATGAGCGACCAACCCTTCCCTCCGGCAGATGCCGCAGCGTTTCTCGGGCTCTGTGCCGGCGAGTGGATGAGCCTGCGCAGCAGCTTTGAGCTCTCAAGCGGCGGCGACGATGACTGGCACAGCAGCGAACGCGGAGAGCTGGTGGTGCGATTCGGCGAAGCAGTGGATGAAGCGGAAGGGGAGCTGGTGGTGACCGCCCCTGGAGGCGCCACCACCACCCTGCGGTTTTTTCGGGATGGTGCCTTGGCCATCGATGGAACAGCCGCGGGGCAGTGGCGCTTCTGGCCTGACGGCAGCATGGAATTGAACCTGTCGCGCCCAGATGGGATGACGGTTCAGGAGCGGATCTGGTTCACCCGCGCCAATCTGCGACTGCGCAGCACCACGGCCACCGATCAGGACGGAACGCCGCGGCAGGGGAGTTTCTGTACGGACATCCGCCGGGTGTCCAAAGCTGCCGCCTGA
- a CDS encoding phytanoyl-CoA dioxygenase family protein, with amino-acid sequence MLSLLSRTKSFRDPWVGHPMLNRRWQLHRHRVQLAEALCRWRRWLRPVQERQLERDGFLLVQDVLPEPTFRAVRDEVEAHLAASQAQHPMPANERTGFQPKQPFPGGFDRYDGGTLNRFLHIDPVTLPHAAVVSRDPRLSRWSRQAIGVPMDLHKLDVYLTVHGEESRTPDLQKDLHRDTFFRALKFWLFLRPVAAEDGPFEVVPGSHRLTPERLRWEQDTANAAIRQQQQPDVSGSFRIQEKDLEALGLPAPVALPCQANTLVLADVFAFHRRGAAQPGRERLALYGWNRPYPFLPFTW; translated from the coding sequence ATGCTGTCGCTGCTCAGCCGCACCAAGAGCTTCCGTGACCCCTGGGTGGGGCATCCGATGCTGAACCGGCGTTGGCAGTTGCATCGCCATCGCGTGCAGCTGGCGGAAGCGCTCTGCCGCTGGCGTCGCTGGTTGAGACCGGTCCAGGAGCGCCAGCTGGAGCGGGATGGTTTTCTGTTGGTGCAGGACGTCTTGCCGGAGCCGACATTCAGGGCCGTGCGGGATGAGGTGGAGGCTCACCTGGCTGCTTCTCAGGCGCAGCATCCGATGCCCGCCAACGAGCGAACAGGATTCCAGCCCAAACAGCCGTTCCCCGGGGGGTTCGATCGCTACGACGGCGGCACTCTCAACCGATTCCTGCACATCGATCCCGTGACGTTGCCCCACGCGGCGGTGGTGAGCCGCGATCCCCGCCTCAGCCGTTGGTCCCGCCAGGCGATCGGTGTACCGATGGATTTGCACAAATTGGACGTTTACCTCACGGTTCACGGTGAAGAGAGCCGCACGCCCGATCTGCAGAAGGACCTGCACCGCGACACATTTTTTCGGGCGCTGAAGTTCTGGCTGTTTCTGAGGCCTGTTGCGGCAGAGGATGGTCCTTTTGAAGTGGTGCCCGGCAGCCATCGGCTCACCCCAGAGCGGCTGCGCTGGGAGCAGGACACCGCCAATGCGGCGATCCGCCAACAGCAGCAGCCGGATGTCTCCGGCTCGTTTCGAATCCAGGAGAAGGATCTTGAGGCCCTTGGGCTGCCGGCGCCGGTGGCTTTGCCCTGCCAGGCCAACACCCTGGTGCTGGCGGATGTGTTTGCCTTCCATCGGCGTGGGGCCGCTCAACCAGGACGTGAGCGCCTGGCCCTCTACGGCTGGAACCGTCCTTACCCGTTTTTGCCCTTCACCTGGTGA
- the era gene encoding GTPase Era: MHSTSSSKNHRSGFIALIGRPNVGKSTLVNQLVGEKVAITSPVAQTTRNRLRAILTTEDAQMVLVDTPGIHKPHHLLGERLVQSARSAIGEVDLVVLLLEGCERPGRGDAFIVNLLRQQPLPVLVALNKWDKLPEDRHAEAEAAYGELLQETAWPIHRCSALSGEGCSALSSAMADQLPLGPQLYPPDMVSDQPERVLMGELIREQVLLHTREEIPHSVAVTIDRVEELPAGGKGGGRTAVLATVMVERKSQKGILIGKGGAMLKTIGQGARLQMQTLIDGPVYLELFVKVVPDWRSKPARLAELGYGVDS, from the coding sequence ATGCATTCCACTTCGTCGTCGAAGAACCACCGCTCCGGCTTCATCGCACTGATCGGCAGGCCCAACGTGGGCAAATCCACCCTGGTGAACCAGCTGGTAGGGGAGAAGGTGGCGATCACCTCGCCTGTGGCCCAGACCACCCGTAACCGTCTGCGGGCCATCCTCACCACCGAGGACGCCCAGATGGTCCTTGTGGACACCCCAGGCATTCACAAACCCCACCACTTGCTGGGGGAACGGTTGGTGCAAAGCGCCCGCAGTGCCATCGGCGAAGTGGATCTGGTGGTGCTGTTGCTGGAGGGCTGTGAGCGGCCGGGGCGTGGGGATGCCTTCATCGTCAATCTGCTGCGGCAGCAGCCGCTGCCGGTCTTGGTGGCCCTGAATAAATGGGACAAGCTGCCGGAGGATCGTCATGCGGAGGCAGAGGCGGCCTACGGCGAGCTGCTCCAGGAGACGGCTTGGCCGATTCACCGCTGCAGTGCCTTGTCCGGAGAGGGCTGCAGCGCACTGAGCTCGGCGATGGCGGACCAGTTGCCTCTGGGCCCGCAGTTGTATCCCCCGGACATGGTCTCTGACCAACCGGAGCGGGTGTTGATGGGAGAGCTGATCCGAGAGCAGGTGCTGCTGCACACCCGCGAGGAGATTCCCCACAGCGTTGCGGTGACCATCGATCGCGTGGAGGAACTGCCTGCTGGCGGCAAGGGTGGCGGGCGTACGGCTGTGCTGGCCACGGTGATGGTGGAGCGCAAAAGCCAGAAGGGAATCCTGATCGGCAAAGGCGGGGCGATGCTCAAGACCATCGGCCAGGGCGCCCGGCTGCAGATGCAGACCCTGATCGACGGGCCGGTGTATCTGGAGCTGTTCGTGAAGGTGGTTCCCGACTGGCGCAGCAAACCGGCTCGGCTTGCCGAGCTGGGCTATGGGGTGGACTCCTGA
- a CDS encoding Bax inhibitor-1 family protein produces the protein MPASSNFQQAIRDAQSSALVGPNVVNKALPYVGGGMVLTSVGVIGGLSMMATPMFMPMFWVAVIGNLILFFVAQNVAMKGNNATALPLLAVYSLITGFTLSGLVALAGAVAGVGAVGTAALATGITFVIASIVGRRMSDSVGQALSGVVGLGLIGLILAMVVQFIGGIFAPAMFHGTSFELMIAGFGTVLFVGAAFVDFYTMPRAYRDEQYLAGALSMYLTYINLFIFILRLIIVLNGGGRRD, from the coding sequence ATGCCAGCAAGCAGCAATTTCCAACAGGCCATCCGCGACGCGCAGTCCAGCGCCCTGGTTGGACCCAATGTGGTCAACAAAGCCCTGCCCTACGTCGGTGGCGGCATGGTCCTCACCTCCGTCGGGGTGATCGGCGGTTTGTCGATGATGGCAACGCCGATGTTCATGCCCATGTTCTGGGTGGCAGTTATCGGCAACTTGATTCTGTTCTTCGTGGCGCAGAACGTCGCGATGAAGGGCAATAACGCCACGGCGTTGCCACTACTGGCCGTTTACAGCCTGATCACCGGTTTCACCCTCAGTGGTCTGGTGGCTCTCGCGGGTGCGGTTGCCGGAGTCGGAGCCGTCGGCACCGCTGCCCTGGCCACGGGCATCACCTTTGTGATCGCCTCGATTGTGGGGCGCCGCATGAGCGACAGCGTTGGTCAGGCGTTGTCCGGTGTTGTCGGCCTGGGGTTGATCGGCCTGATCCTGGCGATGGTGGTTCAATTCATCGGTGGAATCTTCGCTCCGGCGATGTTCCATGGCACCAGCTTCGAGCTGATGATTGCCGGGTTCGGCACGGTGCTGTTCGTTGGCGCAGCCTTCGTCGACTTCTACACAATGCCTCGTGCTTATCGGGATGAGCAGTACCTGGCGGGTGCCCTCAGCATGTATCTCACCTACATCAACCTGTTTATCTTCATCCTGCGATTGATCATCGTGCTCAACGGCGGAGGCCGCCGCGACTGA
- a CDS encoding PhoH family protein — MPEDGARNRFIFDLPDLEAALALAGAAETTLHRLEALTGASLVLRGLQLMITGRPTQIERAAAVVELVRPIWQDGQAVSSVDLQAALGALSSGQGDDHAAMGEQVLARSQTGSMLRPRTLRQKHYVDAMERHDLTFALGPAGTGKTFLATVLAVRMLTERKVERLVLTRPAVEAGERLGFLPGDLQQKVDPYLRPLYDALHALLGPDKTTVLLEKGVIEVAPLAYMRGRTLSDAFVILDEAQNTTPAQMRMVLTRLGERSRMVVTGDITQVDLPQGVPSGLVEASDVLDGVEGVAVCRLTSADVVRHPLVQRVVEAYARLDDQRSSRPVRR; from the coding sequence GTGCCTGAGGACGGCGCTCGCAACCGCTTCATTTTTGATCTTCCCGATCTTGAGGCAGCTTTGGCCCTGGCTGGAGCTGCAGAAACCACCCTGCATCGCCTCGAGGCTCTGACAGGAGCGTCCTTGGTGTTGCGGGGGCTTCAGTTGATGATCACCGGGCGGCCGACGCAGATCGAGCGGGCCGCTGCGGTGGTGGAACTGGTGAGGCCGATCTGGCAGGACGGGCAAGCCGTCTCCAGCGTTGATCTTCAGGCTGCTCTTGGTGCCCTCAGCAGCGGTCAGGGCGACGACCATGCTGCGATGGGAGAACAGGTGCTGGCACGCAGCCAGACCGGTTCGATGCTCAGACCGCGGACGCTGCGGCAGAAGCATTACGTCGATGCCATGGAGCGACACGATCTCACCTTCGCGCTTGGACCCGCGGGAACGGGCAAGACCTTTCTAGCCACGGTTCTGGCGGTGCGAATGCTGACGGAGCGCAAGGTGGAACGATTGGTCCTGACCCGACCCGCTGTTGAGGCGGGAGAGCGACTGGGGTTTCTTCCTGGAGATCTGCAGCAGAAGGTGGATCCCTACCTACGGCCGCTGTATGACGCCCTGCATGCCCTGCTGGGGCCAGACAAAACAACGGTGTTGCTGGAGAAAGGTGTGATTGAGGTGGCTCCACTGGCCTACATGCGGGGACGCACCCTCAGTGACGCGTTTGTGATCCTGGATGAGGCGCAGAACACCACACCGGCTCAGATGCGCATGGTGCTGACCCGCCTGGGCGAGCGCTCTCGGATGGTGGTCACCGGTGACATCACCCAGGTTGATCTTCCCCAGGGTGTTCCGAGTGGTCTGGTGGAAGCTTCCGATGTGCTGGATGGCGTTGAGGGTGTTGCCGTGTGTCGGTTGACGTCAGCTGATGTGGTGCGACATCCGCTGGTGCAGCGGGTGGTGGAGGCCTATGCCCGCCTTGACGACCAGCGGTCGTCAAGGCCTGTGCGTCGATAG
- the rpsP gene encoding 30S ribosomal protein S16 codes for MIKLRLKRFGKKREASFRLVASNSTSRRDGRPLQELGFYNPRTKETRLDTEAIRERLGQGAQPTDVVRTLLERGGLIEKTIRPAETVGKAKQAAKREEEAKQAAKEAAEAKAAAEAEAAAAAEAAKAEDAPDGETESSEG; via the coding sequence ATGATCAAGCTCCGCCTGAAGCGGTTCGGTAAGAAGCGGGAAGCGAGCTTCCGCCTCGTGGCCTCCAACAGCACCTCCCGCCGGGATGGGCGTCCGCTCCAGGAGCTTGGCTTCTACAACCCTCGTACTAAGGAGACCCGGCTCGACACCGAGGCGATTCGTGAGCGTCTGGGCCAAGGTGCCCAGCCCACCGATGTGGTACGCACGCTGCTCGAGCGCGGTGGCTTGATTGAAAAGACGATCCGCCCTGCGGAGACCGTTGGTAAAGCCAAGCAGGCTGCCAAGCGCGAGGAAGAGGCCAAGCAGGCCGCCAAGGAAGCTGCTGAAGCCAAGGCAGCCGCTGAAGCGGAAGCCGCAGCCGCTGCTGAGGCTGCCAAGGCTGAAGACGCCCCTGACGGTGAGACCGAATCCAGCGAAGGCTGA
- the ffh gene encoding signal recognition particle protein → MFDELSARFEDAVKGLKGQDKISDTNVEGALKDVRRALLEADVSLPVVKDFVADVREKAVGAEVVRGVSPDQKFIQVVHEQLVEVMGGDNAPLANAAEAPTVVLMAGLQGAGKTTATAKLGLHLKDQGRRALMVGADVYRPAAIEQLKTLGAQIDVEVFSLGAEAKPEDIAAAGLAKAKEEGFDTLLVDTAGRLQIDTEMMEEMVRIRTAVQPDEVLLVVDSMIGQEAAELTRAFHDQVGITGAVLTKLDGDSRGGAALSIRKVSGQPIKFIGTGEKVEALQPFHPERMANRILGMGDVLTLVEKAQKEVELADVEKMQKKLQEATFDFSDFVQQMRLIKRMGSLGGLMKMIPGMNKLDDGMLKQGEQQLKRIEAMIGSMTPKERENPDLLAGQPSRRRRIAAGSGHQPADVDKVLADFQKMRGFMQQMSRGGMPGMGGMPGMGGMPGMGGMPGMGGMPGMGGMPGMGGMPGMGGMPGMGAMPGGGGRPGRGGPPKRQKPAKKRRGFGDL, encoded by the coding sequence ATGTTCGACGAGCTGTCAGCCCGGTTTGAGGATGCGGTCAAAGGGCTGAAAGGCCAGGACAAGATCAGCGACACCAACGTTGAAGGCGCGCTGAAAGATGTGCGTCGTGCCCTGCTGGAGGCCGACGTGAGCCTTCCAGTGGTGAAGGACTTCGTTGCCGATGTGCGCGAGAAGGCCGTCGGTGCCGAGGTGGTGCGCGGTGTCAGTCCGGATCAGAAGTTCATCCAAGTGGTGCACGAGCAGCTGGTGGAGGTTATGGGGGGCGATAACGCCCCTCTGGCCAACGCGGCTGAGGCGCCAACGGTGGTGTTGATGGCAGGTCTGCAGGGTGCAGGTAAAACCACGGCCACGGCCAAGCTCGGCCTGCACCTCAAGGATCAGGGGCGTCGTGCCCTGATGGTGGGTGCCGACGTCTACCGGCCAGCCGCCATCGAGCAGTTGAAAACGCTCGGTGCTCAGATCGATGTGGAGGTGTTCAGCCTCGGTGCTGAGGCCAAGCCAGAAGACATTGCCGCGGCTGGTCTGGCCAAGGCGAAGGAGGAGGGCTTCGACACCTTGCTGGTGGACACCGCCGGTCGCCTTCAGATCGACACCGAGATGATGGAGGAGATGGTGCGGATCCGCACCGCCGTGCAGCCCGATGAGGTGCTGCTGGTGGTGGATTCGATGATCGGCCAGGAGGCTGCTGAGCTCACCCGTGCCTTCCACGACCAGGTGGGCATCACCGGTGCAGTGCTGACCAAGCTGGATGGTGATTCCCGCGGCGGTGCCGCCCTCTCAATCCGCAAGGTGAGCGGTCAGCCGATCAAGTTCATCGGCACCGGCGAGAAGGTGGAGGCGCTCCAGCCCTTCCACCCCGAACGGATGGCCAATCGCATCCTAGGCATGGGCGATGTGCTGACGCTGGTGGAGAAGGCGCAGAAGGAGGTTGAGCTCGCAGATGTCGAGAAGATGCAGAAGAAGCTGCAGGAGGCGACGTTCGATTTCTCGGACTTCGTGCAGCAGATGCGTCTGATCAAGCGGATGGGGTCGCTCGGGGGCTTGATGAAGATGATCCCAGGCATGAACAAGCTCGACGACGGGATGCTCAAGCAGGGGGAGCAGCAGTTGAAACGGATCGAAGCGATGATCGGTTCCATGACGCCGAAGGAACGGGAAAACCCCGATCTGCTGGCAGGTCAGCCGTCCCGTCGTCGCCGCATCGCTGCTGGCAGTGGTCATCAACCGGCGGATGTCGACAAGGTGCTGGCGGACTTTCAGAAGATGCGTGGCTTCATGCAGCAGATGAGTCGTGGTGGCATGCCTGGCATGGGCGGCATGCCTGGCATGGGCGGCATGCCTGGCATGGGCGGCATGCCGGGAATGGGCGGTATGCCTGGCATGGGCGGCATGCCGGGAATGGGCGGTATGCCTGGCATGGGTGGCATGCCTGGCATGGGCGCTATGCCGGGTGGTGGCGGGCGGCCCGGTCGCGGTGGTCCTCCAAAGCGCCAGAAGCCAGCTAAAAAGCGTCGCGGTTTCGGAGATCTTTAG
- a CDS encoding IMS domain-containing protein, giving the protein MDLPIDHFRLLGVSPSADPASILRRLQTRSDSPPDDGFTHEGLLQRQALLRRSADLLTDPSERADYEAALLSLSSIHPNETVGLDLAASSEVAGLILLWEAGAALEAFQLSRQGLQPPQAPALGSGREADLTLLAALACRDAARDEQQQRRYESAAQLLRDGIELQQRIGKLPDQQARLQLELDDLLPYRVLDLLSRDLSDAEARQQGISLLDQLVRDRGGLDPEGLDSDAPAAMGQADFESFFQQIRRFLTLQEQVDLFRGWFAEGSSEAGCLAVFALAAAGYSRRKPEFLEQAREQLQRLGASDLDPMPLLGCLDLLLGNVAEASLHFSAIRDEELLRWLAEHPGDHLAAQCEYCRVWLERDVLPGYRDVDAAGVDLDAWFADRDVQAYVDRIDRQSARLVGSAATVTGAGLSSVLSADASTLHETALDDDQLPVEEASSSDTAFERLPNRLRWVVASVVVGLLAALAAAVTLRPRETAPVVLQPEPDRQDAVEPKSSAQDSATLKPKAILQPEASKVAAQLQPLLSDAPDDAQLRMLVQGWLDSKAQALQGQPSQLPVVARQHLIDRVDQERAAAVAAGTTTVVKASVTSLDVVSRQPRRIELQAQVAYSDSTTDRSGTVVDRTEPGNLTVTYILGRDADQWKLTAYVPQG; this is encoded by the coding sequence TTGGATCTGCCCATCGATCATTTCCGGCTGCTGGGTGTCAGTCCCTCCGCCGATCCAGCCTCCATCCTGCGGCGTCTTCAGACCCGCAGTGACAGTCCGCCGGACGATGGCTTCACCCATGAGGGACTGCTGCAGCGGCAGGCGCTGTTGCGTCGATCAGCTGATCTGCTGACGGATCCGAGTGAAAGGGCTGACTACGAGGCAGCGCTGCTGTCGTTGAGCTCGATCCATCCCAATGAAACCGTCGGCCTCGATCTCGCTGCCAGCAGCGAAGTGGCTGGATTGATCCTGCTGTGGGAGGCAGGAGCGGCCTTGGAAGCGTTCCAACTCTCCCGGCAGGGTTTGCAGCCGCCTCAGGCGCCAGCCCTTGGCAGTGGCCGTGAAGCCGACCTCACGCTGCTGGCAGCCCTCGCCTGCCGCGACGCGGCCCGGGATGAGCAGCAGCAGCGGCGTTACGAGTCCGCTGCACAACTGCTGCGGGACGGCATCGAACTGCAGCAGAGAATAGGCAAGTTGCCGGATCAGCAGGCCCGCCTTCAGCTGGAGCTGGATGACCTGCTGCCCTATCGGGTGTTGGATCTGCTGAGCCGGGATCTATCCGATGCCGAAGCCCGCCAGCAGGGAATCTCCCTGTTGGATCAACTGGTGCGCGATCGGGGTGGTTTGGATCCTGAGGGACTGGATTCCGATGCCCCAGCTGCCATGGGGCAGGCTGATTTCGAATCGTTTTTCCAGCAGATCCGCCGCTTTCTAACGCTGCAGGAGCAGGTCGATCTGTTCCGTGGTTGGTTCGCGGAGGGCTCCAGCGAAGCCGGTTGTCTGGCGGTCTTTGCCCTGGCAGCTGCGGGCTATTCACGACGGAAGCCTGAGTTCCTCGAGCAGGCCCGCGAACAGCTGCAGCGGTTGGGGGCATCCGATCTGGATCCGATGCCGCTGCTGGGCTGTCTTGATCTGTTGTTGGGCAATGTTGCGGAGGCCTCGCTGCACTTCAGTGCCATCCGTGACGAGGAGCTCCTGCGCTGGCTGGCGGAGCATCCCGGCGATCATCTTGCGGCCCAGTGCGAGTACTGCAGGGTCTGGCTTGAACGGGATGTGCTCCCCGGTTATCGGGATGTCGATGCCGCCGGCGTTGACCTCGACGCCTGGTTCGCAGACCGTGATGTGCAGGCCTATGTCGATCGCATCGATCGCCAGTCGGCCCGTCTTGTTGGCTCTGCTGCAACCGTGACAGGGGCTGGATTGAGCTCTGTGCTGTCGGCTGATGCCAGCACGCTGCATGAAACGGCGTTGGACGACGACCAATTGCCGGTTGAGGAGGCTTCGTCCTCCGACACGGCCTTTGAAAGGTTGCCCAACCGTCTCAGATGGGTGGTGGCGTCAGTGGTGGTGGGCTTGTTGGCCGCTTTGGCCGCTGCTGTGACGCTGCGCCCGCGGGAGACGGCTCCGGTGGTCTTGCAACCCGAGCCGGATCGTCAGGACGCCGTTGAGCCCAAGTCGTCGGCGCAGGATTCAGCAACCCTGAAACCGAAAGCGATCCTTCAACCGGAGGCGTCCAAAGTTGCAGCTCAGCTGCAACCACTGCTCAGTGATGCGCCCGATGACGCTCAACTGCGGATGCTGGTTCAGGGTTGGCTTGACAGCAAGGCCCAGGCTCTCCAGGGCCAGCCCTCTCAGCTTCCTGTGGTGGCGCGGCAGCATTTGATCGATCGGGTGGATCAGGAGCGGGCTGCGGCCGTTGCCGCGGGCACCACCACAGTTGTCAAGGCCTCGGTGACATCCCTTGATGTCGTCAGCCGACAGCCGCGTCGCATCGAATTGCAGGCCCAGGTGGCTTACAGCGACAGCACCACTGATCGATCCGGCACTGTGGTGGATCGCACTGAGCCGGGCAACCTTACGGTCACCTACATCCTGGGTCGTGACGCAGATCAGTGGAAGCTGACGGCCTACGTCCCACAGGGTTGA